Proteins from a single region of Cydia strobilella chromosome 2, ilCydStro3.1, whole genome shotgun sequence:
- the LOC134754735 gene encoding kynurenine/alpha-aminoadipate aminotransferase, mitochondrial, producing MFVPSKLFRGHKMARRLLRPARAYSQETDDFFKFYSDEVPNTEHRPLTEADYDRFISHRAARREPALTRLITTLAYGVGRQMISLAEGMPNEEVFPFTRLELGSTAGAFHIEGKELATALQYVPSQGLPALLSELRAFQQDLHRPPPLPRDVMVTNGAQHGIYQAIDMLLDEGDPILLAEYAYTGVHAALRPYRPEIITIPEDAHGVVPDTLEAILAERLARGLPMPRLLYLVPNGNNPTGATLPAGRRRQIYDLACRYDFLILEDDPYMFLNYDDEQHPSFLSLDTAGRVVRLDSLSKVVSSGLRGGWMTAPRPLLERAELHMQGEILHSCTLAQCLVHRVVSNRPWLADHLQRARALYRRRRDALLEAIGPLEPLAEWQTPQGGLFLWLRVRGVDDVYNMVFETAFKRGLMLIPGHAFQYDTTIPSQHLRLTFSKIAVKDMPVAARLLADIIREEQQRSLQKQPERIATQR from the exons TGCCATCGAAACTGTTCCGAGGCCACAAGATGGCGCGGAGACTCCTGAGGCCTGCGAGGGCCTACTCGCAGGAGACCGACGACTTCTTCAAGTTCTACAGCGACGAAGTACCGAACACCGAGCACCGGCCTCTGACGGAGGCCGATTACGACCGCTTCATCAGCCACAGGGCCGCTAGGAGGGAACCTGCGCTGACCAGGCTAATCA CGACCCTGGCGTACGGCGTCGGACGTCAGATGATCTCCCTCGCCGAGGGCATGCCGAATGAAGAGGTGTTCCCATTTACCAGACTTGAGCTGGGCTCAACTGCAGGAGCGTTTCATATAGAGGGGAAAGAATTAGCCACTGCGTTGCAGTATGTCCCGTCACAAGG TCTCCCAGCTCTCCTCAGCGAACTCCGCGCCTTCCAGCAGGACCTGCACCGCCCCCCGCCCCTCCCCCGCGACGTGATGGTGACCAACGGGGCCCAGCACGGCATCTACCAGGCCATCGACATGCTGCTGGATGAAGGAGACCCCATACTGTTGGCTGAATATGCTTACACTGGAGTCCATGCTGCT CTCAGGCCATACCGCCCGGAGATCATCACCATCCCCGAAGACGCTCATGGCGTAGTCCCCGACACCCTAGAAGCAATTTTGGCCGAGCGACTGGCCCGTGGGCTCCCCATGCCGCGGCTTCTCTACCTGGTGCCCAATGGCAACAATCCGACCGGAGCCACGTTGCCTGCCGGTCGTCGACGACAGATCTACGATCTCGCCTGCAGATACGATTTTCTCATTCTTGAGGACGATCCGTATATGTTTCTGaattatgatgatgag CAACATCCATCGTTCCTGTCACTAGACACAGCAGGACGAGTCGTGCGTCTGGACTCATTGTCGAAGGTCGTCAGCTCAGGGTTGCGTGGAGGCTGGATGACGGCCCCAAGGCCGTTGCTGGAGCGTGCCGAGTTACACATGCAAGGGGAGATCCTACACAGCTGCACGCTCGCACAG TGCCTGGTGCACCGCGTCGTGTCAAACCGCCCGTGGCTGGCCGACCACCTGCAGCGCGCGCGCGCCCTCtatcggcggcggcgcgacgcGTTGTTAGAAGCTATCGGTCCGCTTGAGCCACTCGCTGAGTGGCAGACGCCGCAAGGTGGCTTGTTCTTGTGGTTGCGAGTTAGGGGAGTGGATGATGTTTATAATATG GTATTCGAAACTGCTTTCAAACGGGGCTTAATGCTGATCCCAGGCCATGCATTCCAGTACGACACCACCATCCCCTCGCAGCACTTGCGACTGACCTTTAGCAAAATAGCCGTCAAAGACATGCCTGTCGCCGCGCGCCTCCTAGCGGACATCATCAGAGAAGAGCAGCAGCGCAGTTTGCAGAAACAACCGGAGAGGATCGCTACTCAACGCTAG